TACACTACACCCCCGAAAGATGTGCAACTATAATTATGGCATGTAGCGTTCTACACAACTTAGCGATAGATTTTATGGTGCCCGATCCTGAAGAAGATGTCATAGATTCTTTAGAATTAGGAATATCAGCAGTTTCTTCAGAAGAACCTCTTCGCGATCATGGTTCTAGAGATGATTTGATTCGCGGTAGAACACTAAGACAAATATTAGTGGATAGAATCAATAGACTacacattgttaataattaatttaatgttccattttttttctaggttttgTGTTACCATGTGTCATAAGAGAATAATTGTATGAGAActctgtctgtattttttttctttatttgtaattttaaactcattgcACAGAGTGTTAAGTCTtagctaattgttttttatttgtattttcgtgttgttacttttaagctctatattgtattttatagaacgGTGTCGTCGCTAAGAGACTGTACatgtgctgttattttaatttgaatttttgacggTCATAAAGAGCTGTTTTGCAGCCAAGTTTTagtaaatggtttttgaatgtagaaatggtttttcttttgtgataaattaaaatttccagatactattccactatttaataaaaagtatttctctatgaaatataattaaaagatcttaaataatatattgtctaagttatttattaagctaatctttatctacatacacaaataaaacttaataacaataaacaaacaaaacaataagcctaaccaaataacttactattagttgcatatttggcgaaacaaataatgtccgattttatacacttttattcGCCAAATATGCATCCAATACCTTCaaagcttctttaaaaaaatccagccATTTAGCTTGCAACTGCAGCTCTACATCACGCTGTCTAATCCTCTCTCTTTCTAATTCTTCCGCAACTCGATCACGCTCTCTTTCATACTGCCTTGCGGACCCCTCACActccttaaatacttttaaaatttcatcgtcggctttcttctttttcttcggcGGCTTCCAATGTGTGTCCATTGAAGCTATTGAAGGTGGTAGTGGATGCGCGGGAGGTGGAGGTGGAGCGATTGAGCGTTGGCTACTTGTTCCCGGAGTATTCCAAGCATCTGGCAAAATGATGGGCATTTAGGTAGTTATCTCGACTTAATgtgttagtttttagttttaatgatt
This window of the Trichoplusia ni isolate ovarian cell line Hi5 chromosome 28 unlocalized genomic scaffold, tn1 tig00003228_group27, whole genome shotgun sequence genome carries:
- the LOC113506867 gene encoding uncharacterized protein LOC113506867 encodes the protein MRTSHPQYTIMVEFMEKHGDLSKPSGGPRGRHYVQLKWKELSDMLNSDGTGDSRTEEKWRKVDVEEEESLSGTHLQETNTKTSEVIVDDIPIKLTPVADDAWNTPGTSSQRSIAPPPPPAHPLPPSIASMDTHWKPPKKKKKADDEILKVFKECEGSARQYERERDRVAEELERERIRQRDVELQLQAKWLDFFKEALKVLDAYLANKSV